The proteins below are encoded in one region of Solenopsis invicta isolate M01_SB chromosome 8, UNIL_Sinv_3.0, whole genome shotgun sequence:
- the LOC120358417 gene encoding uncharacterized protein LOC120358417, which produces MFDDHCKFNETLLRFFGLWPYERTVCERLRAICFNMLFISHVIAEFAQFAIVDFFNVNITIRILRDAITTFLIFVIFNMFFLNTKKLKRILDEIINNRRMITDSQEIEILDYYAYKGKKIIVTILSLVMCITFMTFVSGLLPDIFDVLWPLNESRVHDLLVMKEYKINEGIQYYIFCYYSIICINIGGIVTTFIISTLLSINLHCCAIYKVCSYRIKQFVDKEVIACSSKGNVNERIIKTVELHRKAKKLFKLITTSFTMSYLIMAVAGMCGFAMSLYGLLNVIIYKYDLTELLTTACFIIGYEFCLFTITIMGQLLINHSDELFKSLYMSLWYEAPITVQKSILFIMQISVKSLVMNLGGVLEVAMQTFTSITNMSISFMMIFFSIQ; this is translated from the exons atgttcGACGATCActgtaaatttaatgaaactcTTTTGAGGTTTTTCGGTTTATGGCCTTATGAAAGAACCGTGTGCGAGCGTCTTCGTGcaatatgctttaatatgttattCATTTCTCACGTGATTGCagag TTCGCGCAATTTGCTATAGTTgacttttttaatgtaaatatcacTATTAGGATATTGAGGGATGCTATTACAACTTTTCTGATTTTTGTAATCTTTAACATGTTTTTCTTGAATACTAAGAAA ctAAAACGGATACtggatgaaattattaataatcggCGGATGATAACAGATTCGCAAGAAATTGAAATACTAGACTATTACGCttacaaaggaaaaaaaattatagttactATTCTat CGCTGGTAATGTGCATTACGTTTATGACTTTTGTAAGTGGACTGCTACCGGATATTTTTGACGTTCTTTGGCCGTTAAACGAATCACGTGTACATGATTTACTAGTGATGAAAGAGTACAAAATAAATGAAGGAAtacagtattatattttttgctactattctattatatgtattaacatTGGTGGTATTGTCACAACATTCATCATTTCGacattattatcaattaatttacacTGCTGCGCAATATACAAAGTTTGCAG TTATcgaataaaacaatttgtggACAAAGAAGTAATAGCATGCTCCAGCAAAGGAAATGTAAacgaaagaataattaaaacagtAGAACTTCATCGAAAAGCAAAGAA attgtttaaattgattacGACAAGTTTTACAATGTCTTATCTTATTATGGCAGTAGCAGGCATGTGCGGTTTTGCTATGAGTTTATATGGA TTGCTGAacgtaataatttacaaatatgattTGACGGAACTTCTGACAACTGCATGTTTTATTATAGGATATGagttttgtttatttaccaTAACTATAATGGGGCAATTACTGATAAACCATTCTGATGAGTTATTTAAATCACT atacatGTCGCTATGGTACGAAGCACCTATAACAGTACAGAAATCAATATTGTTTATAATGCAAATCTCCGTGAAAAGCTTAGTAATGAATCTTGGTGGAGTACTTGAAGTAGCAATGCAAACCTTTACCTCG ATCACGAATATGTCAATATCCTTTATGATGATATTCTTTTCCATACAGTAG
- the LOC105199670 gene encoding uncharacterized protein LOC105199670 isoform X2, whose protein sequence is MNIKIKIFVITVVVILFIFDTEGIKFSLGRIGSRGRVSGGRSTFWQTGSSSRKVGWNLPLSSYYNKESISRTSYANPTSLSEFAFRSSGINMQSRYPSVPNSPSYSPSGEYSQQLARDSYRGTGLVYPRPFNINSSYPNYDGHSLYDHVI, encoded by the exons atgaatataaaaattaaaatatttgtgattACCGTggttgttattttatttatttttg ACACTGAAGGTATTAAATTTTCCTTGGGAAGAATTGGTAGTAGAGGAAGAGTCTCTGGCGGGAGAAGCACCTTTTGGCAGACGG GCTCGAGCTCACGTAAAGTAGGATGGAACCTACCGCTAAGTAGCTACTATAATAAAGAATCAATATCCAGGACCAGTTATGCTAATCCGACATCTTTATCCGAATTTGCATTCAGATCTAGCGGGATAAATATGCAATCAAGATATCCATCAGTGCCTAATTCACCGTCATATAGTCCATCAG GCGAATATTCTCAGCAACTTGCCAGAGATTCTTACCGTGGCACAGGTCTGGTTTACCCGCGCCCCTTCAACATAAATTCTTCGTACCCCAATTATGATGGCCATTCGC
- the LOC105199670 gene encoding uncharacterized protein LOC105199670 isoform X1: MNIKIKIFVITVVVILFIFADTEGIKFSLGRIGSRGRVSGGRSTFWQTGSSSRKVGWNLPLSSYYNKESISRTSYANPTSLSEFAFRSSGINMQSRYPSVPNSPSYSPSGEYSQQLARDSYRGTGLVYPRPFNINSSYPNYDGHSLYDHVI; encoded by the exons atgaatataaaaattaaaatatttgtgattACCGTggttgttattttatttatttttg CAGACACTGAAGGTATTAAATTTTCCTTGGGAAGAATTGGTAGTAGAGGAAGAGTCTCTGGCGGGAGAAGCACCTTTTGGCAGACGG GCTCGAGCTCACGTAAAGTAGGATGGAACCTACCGCTAAGTAGCTACTATAATAAAGAATCAATATCCAGGACCAGTTATGCTAATCCGACATCTTTATCCGAATTTGCATTCAGATCTAGCGGGATAAATATGCAATCAAGATATCCATCAGTGCCTAATTCACCGTCATATAGTCCATCAG GCGAATATTCTCAGCAACTTGCCAGAGATTCTTACCGTGGCACAGGTCTGGTTTACCCGCGCCCCTTCAACATAAATTCTTCGTACCCCAATTATGATGGCCATTCGC